The following coding sequences are from one Eucalyptus grandis isolate ANBG69807.140 chromosome 11, ASM1654582v1, whole genome shotgun sequence window:
- the LOC104426919 gene encoding protein ACCELERATED CELL DEATH 6: MDVKLSVGDQDEIWERRRQKLEALEGADPSQRQDDPAQPYKFIDPLLFSAAKEPDVDKFIKALEDHCAKERVSLHVLLERRSFSESTLLHAAAETDDNVKAVIHFFPEHLIYCANSRGETPLHIAARAGKAVAVELLLRQGVPIDPDRCGNSALHEAVRNRHRKVIGQLVREDPSLLYYENNESKSPLCIAIETGDLEVLTLLLEAPNNCEDWRRSKGERIFRMPPVHVAILHKEKDMLIKMWEKKPWLFQLRDAGDRTPLHFAAYENYLDGVKFLIDKFPASALEKDSEGHLPIHVACKKDNVKIIEELLQKWSDPAELPAGQGQNILHLSAMYGSIATVEYILKSPKFNHLINARDFEGRTPLHLAASHCQPSVVLLARDRRVDMKLVNNNNMTALDVASEKMVQGMKVRFPSSGEFYTAITLGIARAPTSGELAICKPTGQSPPKRRALRWEGRMDMANFRAVVLALVASVTFTAGFTVSGGYNGSEGDAGISVLLHKVMYNVFVISNSMAMYSSITSLMILLWSFTDDPYVGLYAIYLSNLPFLVTLFTMPLAFMAGVYVTVTKFTWLSIFVFVMGSVPLFIFLIFFMLIYVVVVFKWKPPLVGRFVDQMFIFFLRRIGEDLAESGTAGTAPTSVRGTAMPPPPLERMI; the protein is encoded by the exons ATGGATGTGAAGCTGTCTGTAGGTGACCAGGACGAGATTTGGGAGCGGAGAAGGCAGAAACTGGAAGCGTTAGAGGGGGCCGATCCGAGCCAGCGACAGGACGATCCTGCACAACCTTACAAGTTCATAGATCCCTTGCTATTCTCGGCCGCGAAGGAACCGGACGTCGACAAGTTCATCAAAGCCCTGGAGGATCATTGCGCCAAGGAAAGAGTGTCTTTGCACGTCCTTCTCGAGCGACGCAGCTTCTCCGAGAGCACATTGCTTCACGCTGCGGCAG AGACTGATGATAATGTTAAAGCGGTCATCCATTTCTTCCCCGAGCACTTGATCTACTGTGCGAACTCCAGAGGAGAGACGCCGCTTCACATTGCAGCTAGAGCCGGGAAAGCTGTTGCGGTGGAGCTTCTCCTTCGCCAAGGGGTGCCGATAGACCCTGACCGCTGCGGCAACTCTGCTCTGCATGAGGCCGTGAGGAATCGCCATCGCAAGGTGATCGGTCAGCTGGTGAGAGAAGACCCCAGCCTGCTATATTATGAAAATAACGAAAGCAAGTCTCCATTGTGCATAGCAATCGAAACAGGGGACTTGGAGGTTCTCACGCTTTTGTTGGAAGCGCCAAACAATTGCGAAGACTGGAGGAGATCAAAGGGCGAAAGGATCTTCCGCATGCCACCTGTTCATGTGGCCATTTTACATAAGGAAAAGG ATATGCTGATCAAGATGTGGGAAAAAAAGCCGTGGCTATTTCAATTGAGAGATGCGGGAGACAGAACTCCCCTCCACTTCGCAGCATACGAAAATTATCTCGATGGAGTCAAGTTCTTGATCGACAAGTTCCCAGCAAGTGCCTTGGAGAAAGACAGCGAGGGCCATCTCCCTATCCATGTTGCCTGCAAGAAGGATAACGTCAAGATCATTGAGGAGCTACTTCAGAAATGGTCAGACCCCGCAGAGCTTCCAGCTGGGCAGGGACAAAACATTCTTCACTTGTCGGCGATGTATGGAAGCATTGCAACTGTCGAATACATAttgaaaagtcctaaatttaatCACCTCATAAATGCAAGAGATTTTGAAGGGCGTACACCTCTGCATCTGGCTGCGTCGCACTGCCAACCTTCGGTTGTGCTTCTTGCCCGAGACAGGAGAGTTGATATGAAGCTGGTCAATAACAATAACATGACGGCTCTTGACGTCGCATCAGAGAAAATGGTTCAGGGCATGAAAGTGAGATTTCCTTCATCAGGGGAG TTTTATACGGCGATAACTCTAGGAATTGCCAGAGCACCGACAAGTGGAGAGTTAGCTATTTGCAAGCCAACCGGTCAGAGCCCACCTAAACGACGTGCACTGCGTTGGGAGGGACGTATGGACATGGCAAATTTTCGTGCAGTCGTGTTGGCGCTTGTGGCCTCTGTCACTTTCACTGCTGGTTTTACCGTTTCGGGAGGATATAATGGTTCTGAAGGAGATGCTGGAATTTCCGTATTGCTCCACAAAGTCATGTACAATGTCTTTGTGATTAGCAACTCCATGGCCATGTATAGCTCGATCACGTCACTCATGATCCTCCTCTGGTCCTTTACTGATGATCCTTACGTGGGGCTATATGCCATTTACCTATCAAATCTCCCATTCTTGGTAACTCTTTTCACAATGCCTCTGGCATTCATGGCGGGCGTCTACGTGACCGTAACCAAATTTACTTGGCTTTCTATTTTTGTCTTTGTCATGGGATCCGTCcccctcttcattttcttgattttcttcatgTTGATATATGTAGTTGTGGTGTTTAAGTGGAAACCTCCTCTCGTTGGTCGCTTCGTCGACCAAatgtttattttcttccttcgaAGGATTGGGGAAGACCTTGCAGAGAGTGGGACTGCAGGAACTGCACCTACATCCGTCCGGGGCACTGCGATGCCTCCGCCCCCACTTGAACGGATGATTTGA
- the LOC120289667 gene encoding serine/threonine-protein phosphatase 6 regulatory ankyrin repeat subunit B-like, with amino-acid sequence MAERLHEEMWRQRRHRLEALLIRADLIQQQHDPPQPDNILDSQLFSAAKEGAVDKFIKALEDHCVKERVSLPVLLGRRSPLGNTLLHGAAESDDNVRALIEFVPEHSIYCENSRGETPLHIAARAGKAVAVELLLRQGVPIKLDCCGNSALHEAVRNRHRKVIGHLVSKDPSQLYCQNNESKSPFRLGSGYIDSAAVSRDPVPG; translated from the exons ATGGCTGAGCGTCTGCACGAGGAGATGTGGAGGCAGAGGAGGCATAGACTGGAAGCACTTTTAATCAGGGCGGACCTGATCCAGCAACAGCACGATCCTCCACAACCCGACAATATTTTGGATTCCCAGCTATTCTCGGCCGCAAAGGAAGGGGCCGTGGACAAGTTCATCAAAGCGCTGGAGGATCATTGTGTCAAGGAAAGAGTGTCCTTGCCTGTCCTTCTCGGGCGACGCAGTCCCTTAGGAAATACACTGCTTCACGGTGCGGCAG AGAGTGATGATAATGTCAGAGCGCTCATCGAATTCGTCCCTGAGCACTCGATCTACTGTGAGAACTCCAGAGGAGAGACGCCACTTCACATTGCAGCTAGAGCCGGGAAAGCTGTTGCGGTGGAGCTTCTCCTTCGCCAAGGGGTGCCGATAAAACTTGACTGCTGTGGCAACTCTGCTCTGCATGAGGCCGTGAGAAATCGCCATCGCAAGGTGATCGGTCATCTGGTGAGTAAAGACCCCAGCCAGCTGTATTGTCAAAATAACGAAAGCAAGTCTCCATT CCGGCTCGGTTCGGGTTATATCGACTCGGCGGCAGTATCTCGTGACCCCGTACCCGGTTAG